The DNA sequence CTTAGTAATATTAGGCTTCCATAAGTTCTCTTGGGGTACCAAAAGCGGATTGTTTGAAAGGTAAaccttgaaaaataaatattgcagttaattttaagaatttatctATAGGATTACACTTACTTTGGTTTTGAATTATCTGGAAGTACAGGATTAGATACATTTAGATGCATAACTCCGTTAGAAATTTTGACACCTTCCGTCCAAGCACCGCTGAGAGAACCTTCAATTTTGTCACCGCTAGAAAAAGTCAAAACTCCCTTTCCCGAAAATACACCCGCTGACCTAAACTCTCCTTCATAATGAGTTCCATCTTCAAATACCATAACACCATGACcctaaaaaatacattatataaatatttccactttactttattttgattCCTGTAAAATACATTCAAACAAAAACTCACGGTCAATACGTCTTGGGTAAACAATCCTTCATAATAAATACCATCCAGCGTTACTATAAGGCCGCAGCCGTGTTTTTTGTTGTCACTCCAATTACCGAGATATTTCTCTCCTTTACCAATATCATCCATGACGCCGTACCCATGTTTGACACCAACCACCCATTCCCCAGTGTATATTGTAGCTGTCGATGAAGTGAAATCTCCTTGTTTTTTAATACCGTGACCATGAGGATGGCCATCTTTAAAATAGCCCTCGTAAATATCTCCAGACGTGTATTTTAAAACGCCGTAACCGTTCTGTAAATTGTCTTTCCATTGACCTTCATATAAccctaaaataattttcatcattaTTGTTAGGCTTAAAAAAATcccacataaataaatatattaattattatatatatactagctgactcgacaaacgttgtcttgccgctaaacgctatttaaacataggggttggtggtagaagggtaaaaatttagggttgtatgtattttttaacgccatatcataataaaataaaaaaatatataatttatctaaaaattaaaaaaaaaaattaggggtggactacccttaacatttaaggggatgaaaaatagatcgtgtttgattctcagacctacccaatattcacacaaaatttcatgaaaatcggtcaagccgtttcagaggagtttaactacaaacaccgcgacacgagaattttatatattagataaatattaatatttatattacctacTCCCGGAATTTCCATTTTTCCGTGTCCACATAAAGAGTTCAGTTGAAACTGTCCTACGTAAAATTTTCCATCCGGCCATTCTACTTTACCGCTACCATGAATCTTTCCATCTAACCATCGCCCCATATACTTAGCGTCTTTGTAAAAACCTGATTTATTAGAAAACGTATAACTAGCAGTCCGGATGGCAGGAGGTTTGAATAACGATTCTTTATTTAGAACCGTTCGAATTGAAGAATTCAAAGCATGTAACCATTCAGTTTTCTCTTCCTCAGAAGTAGTCGATACATTTATTACTTCTTCTGGAGTCGTGAGTTGTAGTGCATTTTGTATCGAGTCAGTATTAGGGACGGCTTCAACCCATAGCGTTTCTAATGGATGGACATTTGTCGTACTTCCGCTTACATGGACGAATAAATCATTGAATAAAATGAACCAGTGACTACTAAATCTCCCAGGATTTACCAAATTCAAAGGTCGAGACTTGGATTCTCTAATCAAGCGTCTCTCCGGAGTTCTATACTGATCTAAATTCTTTCCTATAGTTTcccaaaataattttgtagtttCTGCTTCTTTTCTCTTTTTCTCTTGTTCTTCTATCAAAATATCTAACGTTGAAACGACTTTACTTATTTTCTCCTCTACGGTGGTTTTATTATCggctttttttcttttaggtAAATGACGCAATAATGACTGTGATATGCATTTATATGAGCTTAATCTCGTCAGTGGCTGAACAAATGCCAACGACACTACAGCTTCtaacgtttttttattatttttctgctTATTAGTAGGTAATTGatcactaaataaattaaagacacTTGATGGGACATCAACAATGTTGTTTATATGAGTGAAACCaccaataacaattaaattgcTTATAcctaagtaatattttttatacaaataaataaactcttccaaattttttattaaggaaatatcACATTCGTTTATGTGTTTCTCAGCGTATTGCCAAGTCGATAGAACATTCAAAGcggttatatttaatatgtcaCCAAATATATCACAAACCGTTTCATATACATTGGAATGTGCAGTGATTGATTTGCTTTTCTTAAGGAAAGGCTTTACTAGTGAATGATATATTAAGAGCATTTCTTCTAAATATCTTTGAGCAATTGATAAATTCTGAAATTCAGGACATATTGCAGATTCTTCCACGGAACAGTAGTTTATGTTACCAGAAGACAATACTCTCCAATGATAACATAAGTTTTCAGGTTTGACGCCCATATTCTGCAACTCATTGACATTCATTTGGGAATTTTTATCTTTCTCTTTATTAACCTCAATATTTTTCTGGTTTAAATTGACAACACTCTCTGTAAATCCATCGAGATGTTTTCCCATGTAGAAAATATTTTCGTTCTGTGTGTAAGCAAGAGTATGGTTATCAGTAGCTATCGTGTCTCTTATTCGATCACTGTCAGAATTTTCAGTGAATTGTTTCGGACTGCTTTTATCTTCTCTTGACTCAAAGCTAACTTGATGAAAGTGATTGTATCCCCACATAAAAAGGCGTCCATCTAACGTTAAGGCGGTACAATGCCACTTACCACACGAAACCTTTTGTAGACCAAAACCAGATAAACTCATAACTATCATTGGTTTGATTCTTTTCACTGTATCACCTATACCCAATTGACCATGTGATATGTCTCCCCAAGTCCACAACTCAGTTCCTAAAATGTTTTTACCAAGTTTTGACATGTTTTTGAGATTCTCATTTTTTCTCGCTATTTCAAATTCTTTTTCACTACTAATTGTGCTTGTTGAAAATTGAAGATCTTCAAACTTGTTAGATATGCAACTGTACATGAGCGAGTTAACTTCTTCATTGAAGTTGCGATTTAAGAGTTCAACAGTTTCATTGTTATCACTACTTCCACTTACATGTCTAGATAAAGTAGCTACTTTGTCTCCAACTGTTTTTACACCTTCATAAACAAAGTTTGTAAGGTTAGaaacattttctttaattattcttGTTGGTTTCTCAGTATACTCTACTAAATAATCTTCACCAGCTGATACCCAAGACAATTGTCTACTTAAAAATTGCCTTGCAGCATCagtattgataaatatattatttattttttccgtACTAGCATGGGGACTTTCAGTATTTTCAATGTCAACATTATCACTTTCTTCTTGTATTTCGTTATCTacttctaaattattattttcataatgtaTGGCATCAGGCTTCGCAACTTTAGACTCTTCTGATGAAGGACTAGAGTCTTCAGTAAAACTTTGACCATCGACATGGACATCGGTCTGGGGCGCAGTTGTACTACTTGAATCTTCACTAGACTTACTTATATGTACTCCAAGAGGGCAAGTTTCAGACAAGGAAGGAACTGAGGCCGGTGAAGCTAAACCTATAATTGTTTGACACTGAGAGCAATTAGAAGCAAATACTTCTTCATCATCATTTTCGCTATCCGTATCACAGTTACCAGACTGTCTAACATTTTTTCTCACTATCACAGCAGCAAAGTCTTGGCCTACAGAAGCACTATAAACTGTTCTCCCCTCAAAGAATGGAATTTTCTTTATACTGCCGGTATCTAATGCTATCTGAGGCATAGCACCTGATCCCCATAGATGTCCATCGCTACTGATAAATAGTTGCCCAAAATCATTTGTTACTACATTTCTAAACTTAACCTTACAGCTAGAACTTTTAAAGCCATGAGGGCAACACTTCGAGTCCTCTTTTACGACTATTTCTTCTTTGTTTTTTAAACTAGTACTTGTTTTGAAAAGACGTCCATGTACATCAATAATATAAAGAATATCATTGTGATAAGATATGTCTATGGCTGAAATACCGCTTACTTTTTTAAAGCTTAAGTTATCTTCCTTGACTGTGCAATAATAGAGGCCATGGTCACTTCCAAGAACAATGAAATCTGTGCCCAAAGAACAAAGTTTTACAATCTTATCAGGTACTTGTTGCGTAGAGGTTAAGTTTAACGTAGTTATACCTCTCCAGAACTTGTGCTGACTCATTTTAAGAACACTTTCTTCTTTCTTCGACTGAAACTAGGCGGATCATTATGACCAattaaagtgtttatttatttattcacagtAACTCATATTTGTAATTAGTCACTATCATATTCTGATTACGACCTCGTTCTTGAGTTACAAAACACTTATTGATTTGGAAATTCTTTTCAAAACATCCGTAGATTTATTTATCATGCAAAATTGATTCTCATTAACTTCCTATACTCGGCAAAGATACTGAGAATAAGTTGACGTTTGGCAGCTGTTGTTATGGTTGTCAAAACTTGATGTCAGTTTGTTAAATATCTTTCATAATCATTCTGTTATTGTTGGACGCCTATCCGAACAACTTAATTTATCCAT is a window from the Melitaea cinxia chromosome 3, ilMelCinx1.1, whole genome shotgun sequence genome containing:
- the LOC123669319 gene encoding alsin, which translates into the protein MSQHKFWRGITTLNLTSTQQVPDKIVKLCSLGTDFIVLGSDHGLYYCTVKEDNLSFKKVSGISAIDISYHNDILYIIDVHGRLFKTSTSLKNKEEIVVKEDSKCCPHGFKSSSCKVKFRNVVTNDFGQLFISSDGHLWGSGAMPQIALDTGSIKKIPFFEGRTVYSASVGQDFAAVIVRKNVRQSGNCDTDSENDDEEVFASNCSQCQTIIGLASPASVPSLSETCPLGVHISKSSEDSSSTTAPQTDVHVDGQSFTEDSSPSSEESKVAKPDAIHYENNNLEVDNEIQEESDNVDIENTESPHASTEKINNIFINTDAARQFLSRQLSWVSAGEDYLVEYTEKPTRIIKENVSNLTNFVYEGVKTVGDKVATLSRHVSGSSDNNETVELLNRNFNEEVNSLMYSCISNKFEDLQFSTSTISSEKEFEIARKNENLKNMSKLGKNILGTELWTWGDISHGQLGIGDTVKRIKPMIVMSLSGFGLQKVSCGKWHCTALTLDGRLFMWGYNHFHQVSFESREDKSSPKQFTENSDSDRIRDTIATDNHTLAYTQNENIFYMGKHLDGFTESVVNLNQKNIEVNKEKDKNSQMNVNELQNMGVKPENLCYHWRVLSSGNINYCSVEESAICPEFQNLSIAQRYLEEMLLIYHSLVKPFLKKSKSITAHSNVYETVCDIFGDILNITALNVLSTWQYAEKHINECDISLIKNLEEFIYLYKKYYLGISNLIVIGGFTHINNIVDVPSSVFNLFSDQLPTNKQKNNKKTLEAVVSLAFVQPLTRLSSYKCISQSLLRHLPKRKKADNKTTVEEKISKVVSTLDILIEEQEKKRKEAETTKLFWETIGKNLDQYRTPERRLIRESKSRPLNLVNPGRFSSHWFILFNDLFVHVSGSTTNVHPLETLWVEAVPNTDSIQNALQLTTPEEVINVSTTSEEEKTEWLHALNSSIRTVLNKESLFKPPAIRTASYTFSNKSGFYKDAKYMGRWLDGKIHGSGKVEWPDGKFYVGQFQLNSLCGHGKMEIPGVGLYEGQWKDNLQNGYGVLKYTSGDIYEGYFKDGHPHGHGIKKQGDFTSSTATIYTGEWVVGVKHGYGVMDDIGKGEKYLGNWSDNKKHGCGLIVTLDGIYYEGLFTQDVLTGHGVMVFEDGTHYEGEFRSAGVFSGKGVLTFSSGDKIEGSLSGAWTEGVKISNGVMHLNVSNPVLPDNSKPNSFGKLSVVPNQKWNAIFRQCFQCMGVSETALTPTGNHFSNGTSALPDNVKIWQNVAVAISCSHKDKHTKLSAKKSKGADLEKSVDCLEVIPQFGQKTLTLNDFMELKQYLYNACESAHHPLGQLVLSLTNAFNTTYGGVRVHPLLLSHAVKELKSITSRLYQVVRLLFPALPLEGTDVVLPYKTKEDSEDIEQQTNSNPIDGEVVSAASLLQPTLLPRVHPALFVLYALHNKREDDLYWRRLMKWNKQPDITLMAFLGIDQKFWSTNPQTSPSFSPMKEQLFNEAVETLQQLKTTFSPIEKLLVIRSTFQKMTTAVQQELGQHYLWSMDELFPVFHFVVVRARILQLGSEIHFVEDFLEPGMQHGELGLMFTTLKACYFQILQEKMSINS